In Candidatus Bathyarchaeia archaeon, one DNA window encodes the following:
- a CDS encoding orotidine 5'-phosphate decarboxylase: MAFREEIWEAAKNKQSNIVLALDLPFEKPQNRQALYERAAKIIDAVSPHICAVKFNHHLVLPLGVFNGVQKLIEKAHEHDLPTIMDCKVNDIGDTNRIIAEYYFEAGFNALIANPFVGWEEGLKPVFEIAKKRGGGVILLVYMSHKGASEGYGQTIIDESGTKAPQYVAFARKALQWNADGVVVGATYPEKIKEVHAILNGKIPIYSPGVGVQGGEIESAIKAGAFYLIVGRAITLAENPSATAGKIKNLAWDLLTKSC; encoded by the coding sequence TTGGCTTTTCGTGAGGAAATCTGGGAAGCCGCCAAAAACAAGCAGTCAAACATTGTTCTAGCCTTAGATCTCCCCTTTGAGAAACCCCAAAACCGTCAAGCCCTATATGAGAGGGCGGCGAAAATCATCGACGCCGTTAGCCCCCACATCTGCGCTGTAAAGTTTAACCATCACCTCGTCCTTCCCCTAGGAGTATTCAACGGCGTCCAAAAACTTATTGAAAAGGCGCATGAACATGATCTTCCCACAATAATGGACTGTAAAGTGAACGATATAGGCGACACAAACCGCATCATCGCCGAATACTACTTCGAGGCAGGCTTCAACGCTCTGATAGCCAATCCCTTCGTGGGATGGGAGGAAGGCCTAAAACCAGTATTCGAAATCGCAAAAAAGCGGGGTGGAGGCGTCATTCTCCTCGTCTATATGAGCCACAAGGGAGCCAGCGAAGGCTACGGGCAGACCATAATAGATGAAAGCGGAACAAAAGCACCTCAGTACGTGGCGTTTGCCCGAAAAGCCTTACAGTGGAACGCAGACGGCGTCGTAGTTGGAGCCACCTACCCAGAAAAAATAAAAGAGGTGCACGCCATCCTAAATGGAAAAATCCCAATCTACTCCCCCGGCGTCGGCGTCCAAGGAGGCGAAATAGAATCCGCCATAAAAGCCGGAGCATTCTACCTCATTGTGGGAAGGGCTATAACTCTAGCGGAGAATCCATCTGCCACAGCTGGAAAAATCAAGAACCTTGCATGGGATCTCTTAACCAAGAGCTGTTGA
- the carA gene encoding glutamine-hydrolyzing carbamoyl-phosphate synthase small subunit, whose protein sequence is MSSDGSHARRAVLVLEDGSFFFGEGFGATGEAQGELVFNTGMTGYVEALTDPSYAGQILMTTYPLIGNYGVCMEDFESDGIKVEGFVVRELCETPSNWRSEKALPEFLEEHGVPGIQGVDTRMLTKKLRIYGTMKSTLVVYEGNNEPDIQELIEKTRRQPAITEIDVVPKVCVKEPKIIEAGRSLDVVLIDCGVKWSIIRLLQNFANIILVPYNIPAEKILEYDPDGVLISNGPGDPERVKETIETARMLAGKVVLYGICLGHQIISLALGAKTYKLKFGHRGTNQPVKDFETGRVFISTQNHGFAVDKETLKDAGLILTQINLNDDTVEGVKHKELPIKAVQYHPEAGPGPHDTYFFFEDFAEKMREYT, encoded by the coding sequence ATGAGCAGCGACGGTAGCCATGCAAGGAGGGCGGTTCTAGTCCTCGAAGACGGGTCATTCTTCTTTGGCGAGGGTTTTGGGGCCACCGGTGAAGCCCAGGGTGAGCTTGTCTTCAACACGGGCATGACAGGCTATGTGGAAGCCTTAACAGACCCATCCTATGCCGGGCAAATTTTGATGACGACTTACCCGCTTATTGGAAACTATGGTGTATGCATGGAGGATTTTGAATCTGACGGAATAAAAGTGGAGGGCTTCGTGGTTAGAGAGTTATGCGAAACCCCCAGCAACTGGCGTTCTGAAAAAGCCCTGCCCGAATTCCTCGAGGAACATGGTGTTCCCGGCATACAGGGCGTTGACACAAGAATGCTTACGAAGAAACTGCGCATCTATGGGACAATGAAAAGCACACTAGTCGTCTATGAAGGGAATAATGAGCCGGACATTCAGGAGTTGATTGAGAAAACTAGAAGGCAGCCAGCTATAACCGAAATCGATGTGGTGCCAAAAGTATGTGTTAAAGAGCCAAAAATAATTGAGGCCGGCCGCAGCTTAGACGTGGTTTTAATTGACTGCGGCGTAAAATGGAGCATAATCCGCCTACTACAAAACTTTGCAAACATAATACTAGTTCCATACAACATTCCAGCGGAAAAAATTCTCGAATATGACCCAGACGGAGTGCTGATTTCCAATGGTCCAGGCGACCCGGAAAGGGTCAAGGAGACTATTGAAACGGCTAGGATGCTTGCTGGAAAAGTTGTCTTGTATGGCATTTGCCTCGGCCACCAGATAATATCCCTGGCTTTAGGTGCGAAAACCTACAAGCTCAAGTTTGGCCATCGGGGGACAAATCAGCCTGTTAAGGACTTTGAAACTGGACGGGTTTTCATATCAACCCAGAACCATGGATTCGCCGTGGATAAGGAAACCCTCAAGGATGCTGGGTTAATCCTAACCCAGATAAACTTGAATGACGATACGGTGGAAGGCGTAAAACACAAGGAGCTACCAATAAAGGCCGTTCAATATCATCCCGAAGCCGGCCCAGGCCCCCACGACACCTACTTCTTCTTTGAAGATTTCGCGGAGAAAATGAGGGAGTATACGTAA
- a CDS encoding arcadin 1, with the protein MFHVRVNKIESIRDLDGNLGKRIELVEERPAPQFVIKPQSEEARVVQEVFQALQQQLPIFPARAQFTIPKIILFLTEEEYESLGIDFDVNQVYEITLENQSIKFRKTS; encoded by the coding sequence ATGTTTCATGTTAGAGTGAATAAAATTGAGTCTATCCGCGATCTTGATGGGAACCTTGGGAAACGTATAGAGCTTGTTGAGGAGCGTCCGGCACCGCAGTTCGTTATTAAACCTCAAAGTGAGGAGGCTAGGGTTGTTCAGGAGGTTTTTCAGGCTTTACAGCAACAGCTACCCATTTTCCCGGCAAGGGCGCAGTTCACGATTCCAAAGATAATTTTGTTCCTAACTGAAGAGGAATATGAGAGCCTCGGCATAGACTTCGACGTGAACCAGGTTTACGAGATTACCCTTGAAAACCAGTCCATAAAGTTTAGGAAAACTTCATAG
- a CDS encoding acylphosphatase, which yields MKVRAHVFVSGRVQGVFFRYETRREAKMRGVKGWVRNLPDGRVEAVFEGEEEAVKQLIEFCRRGPPGAKVTGVEVKWEEYTGEFKDFEIRY from the coding sequence ATGAAGGTTAGAGCCCACGTGTTTGTGAGTGGCCGCGTTCAGGGAGTATTCTTCAGATATGAGACCCGTCGAGAAGCCAAAATGCGCGGCGTGAAAGGCTGGGTTCGCAATCTCCCAGATGGCAGGGTTGAAGCGGTCTTTGAGGGTGAGGAGGAAGCCGTTAAACAACTCATAGAGTTTTGCAGGCGTGGGCCGCCCGGTGCAAAGGTTACGGGCGTTGAGGTTAAATGGGAAGAGTATACTGGCGAATTCAAGGATTTTGAGATAAGATATTAA
- a CDS encoding ribbon-helix-helix domain-containing protein, with amino-acid sequence MKLVTVLLPEAYLEGLDELVRANMYPSRSAAIRSAVRDLLKKELWERRER; translated from the coding sequence GTGAAGCTCGTAACGGTCCTATTGCCTGAAGCTTATTTGGAAGGATTAGATGAGCTTGTTAGGGCGAACATGTATCCAAGCAGGAGCGCCGCCATAAGGTCGGCAGTTAGAGACCTACTCAAAAAGGAGCTTTGGGAGCGAAGGGAAAGGTAA
- a CDS encoding EamA family transporter, protein MIGELAALGAALCWTFSAVFYRRALASTPPIQANAVRCLGTSLILVAVLAFLGRINVFMKLPARTLLLACTSGVIGLGVGDTLYMFSLKTIGVSRAVPITCTYPLFNLVWAYLLAGEPITIPVAAGAITIVLGIWLLTSEKMDKATAKTLKGQNMRGVIFALSTAIAWSISISMINLAVRDAQSFLHAYAVNTVRLLAVAALLLVYSVVSVRRSAFLKVGWRNAALLLGGGTIAIGVGWFFLTFSFLLIPESQAVPISSTTPLFSTLAGVAFLHEKATAKIVLGSVLVVAGIFMVFMA, encoded by the coding sequence ATGATTGGCGAGCTTGCAGCCCTCGGAGCAGCCCTATGCTGGACCTTCTCAGCCGTCTTTTACAGGAGGGCTTTGGCTTCAACCCCGCCTATACAAGCGAACGCTGTGCGGTGTCTTGGAACCAGCCTTATCTTGGTGGCGGTCTTGGCTTTTTTAGGGCGAATTAATGTTTTTATGAAACTGCCGGCACGGACGCTTCTTCTTGCATGCACTAGCGGAGTCATTGGTTTAGGGGTTGGCGACACGCTTTACATGTTCAGCCTTAAAACCATAGGCGTTTCAAGGGCTGTTCCAATAACATGTACCTACCCGCTTTTCAATTTGGTTTGGGCATACCTTTTGGCTGGTGAACCCATAACCATCCCGGTGGCGGCTGGAGCAATCACGATAGTCTTGGGGATTTGGCTTTTAACAAGCGAGAAAATGGACAAAGCTACCGCCAAAACACTGAAAGGGCAAAACATGCGCGGGGTGATTTTCGCCCTCTCCACGGCTATAGCATGGTCCATAAGCATTTCAATGATAAACCTAGCCGTAAGAGACGCCCAAAGTTTCCTGCATGCTTATGCCGTGAACACTGTTCGACTTTTGGCTGTTGCAGCGCTTCTCCTTGTTTATTCAGTGGTTAGCGTGAGGAGATCAGCCTTCCTAAAGGTTGGATGGCGTAATGCAGCGCTGCTTTTGGGCGGCGGCACAATAGCGATAGGCGTGGGATGGTTCTTTTTAACCTTCAGTTTTCTCCTCATACCCGAATCACAGGCAGTTCCAATCTCTTCCACAACGCCTCTGTTTTCAACATTGGCGGGTGTGGCTTTCCTACATGAAAAAGCGACTGCCAAAATAGTTTTAGGCTCTGTGCTTGTTGTTGCCGGAATCTTCATGGTTTTCATGGCTTAA
- a CDS encoding MFS transporter, giving the protein MRKELSSICENFLVLIISYSLFNLGYALTWPFESPFVQSLGASPFMIGLIGSIGSLVLFLARIPGSYIADKHGRRQIIVTMTYGVALSNIFFILAPNWVFYLIGVIVTNLCLIYQSALEAIEADSLAPEVRGLGYAAFRVLPQLPSIFSPLIAGALVSMYSIDLGMRLIYSAVLVISLIAAVLRHAFLKETLTSAKPINFKELKLVFKDSLHEIFDSWKLMPKSLAFLLASTLIIAFTDPFFHRFGSLYILEVVGLSEVEWGVVNTINLATMLTLGLFLGKAVDIFGRKKALILAHLIFTPTTAIFILSKSFTAFAVVYAFFAIASILFGSATAALQADMVPRERRGRILGSAGALYILMGALGSMVGGTLYENVGPKAPFMLCIPLDIIALLIVLFKVKEAEKREA; this is encoded by the coding sequence ATGAGGAAAGAATTATCGTCCATCTGCGAAAACTTCCTAGTGTTGATTATAAGCTACAGCCTATTCAACTTAGGCTATGCCCTAACATGGCCTTTTGAGTCGCCCTTCGTACAAAGCCTTGGAGCATCCCCCTTCATGATTGGGCTAATAGGCTCCATAGGCTCATTGGTACTGTTCCTCGCGAGAATCCCGGGAAGCTACATCGCTGATAAACATGGCAGAAGACAAATAATTGTAACCATGACCTACGGTGTTGCTTTGTCAAATATATTCTTTATCCTGGCGCCCAACTGGGTTTTCTATCTAATTGGAGTTATAGTCACAAACCTCTGCCTGATTTACCAGTCAGCTTTAGAAGCCATCGAAGCAGATTCATTAGCTCCCGAGGTTCGCGGTTTAGGTTATGCGGCGTTTAGAGTTCTACCCCAACTGCCATCCATCTTCTCACCACTGATCGCCGGAGCCTTGGTGAGCATGTACTCCATAGACTTAGGAATGCGGCTAATTTATAGCGCGGTACTTGTTATTAGTTTAATTGCAGCGGTTTTGCGGCATGCTTTCTTGAAAGAAACATTGACAAGCGCGAAACCAATTAACTTTAAAGAGTTAAAACTGGTTTTCAAGGATTCACTTCACGAAATTTTTGATTCCTGGAAGCTTATGCCAAAAAGCTTGGCTTTTCTCCTTGCATCAACGCTGATAATCGCGTTTACAGATCCCTTCTTCCATCGCTTCGGCTCTCTATATATTCTAGAAGTTGTGGGTTTAAGCGAGGTTGAATGGGGTGTTGTGAACACGATAAACTTGGCAACAATGCTTACCTTGGGACTGTTTTTGGGTAAGGCTGTTGACATTTTCGGCAGAAAGAAAGCCCTTATCCTAGCCCACTTAATATTCACACCAACAACAGCCATCTTTATCCTCTCAAAAAGCTTCACGGCCTTCGCAGTAGTCTATGCCTTTTTCGCTATAGCTTCCATCCTCTTTGGTTCAGCAACAGCTGCCCTACAAGCAGACATGGTTCCAAGAGAAAGAAGAGGCAGAATTTTAGGAAGTGCCGGTGCCCTTTACATTCTTATGGGAGCGCTTGGCTCCATGGTTGGTGGAACCCTATATGAAAATGTGGGTCCGAAAGCACCCTTCATGCTGTGTATACCGCTGGACATTATTGCGCTTTTGATAGTTTTGTTTAAGGTCAAGGAGGCTGAAAAGAGGGAGGCTTAA
- the carB gene encoding carbamoyl-phosphate synthase large subunit, with amino-acid sequence MPKRTDIHKILIIGSGPIVIGQACEFDYSGSQACKALREEGYQVVLVNSNPATIMTDPEMADKVYIEPLTVEVLTEIIRRERPDALLPTLGGQTGLNLAAELAEKGILDRYDVELIGAKLEAIKRGEDRLLFKETMESVGIPVPKSAPAYSVEEALKIAEEIGYPVIIRPAFTLGGTGGGVAYNREDLIQIVSRGLAYSRIGQVLIEESVVGWKEYELEVMRDSADNVVIICSIENMDPMGIHTGDSITVAPAQTLTDKEYQILRDAAIKIIRAVGVETGGSNIQFAVHPENGRFVAIEINPRVSRSSALASKATGFPIAKIAAKLAVGLTLDEIPNDITRKTPASFEPTIDYVVVKVPRWPFDKFPDADKTLTTQMKSVGEVMAIGRTFEEALQKAIRSLEIGRYGLGADGKDEPMPDVKTLRDYLRIPTHKRVFYIRQAIKQGISIDEIYNLTRIDRWFLYKIRNIVQMEETLSKYTIETIPREVLLKAKRLGFSDRQIAYLLGTDELTVRALRKRLGIIPTYKMVDTCAAEFEAETPYYYSTYEDEDEVRSTGKRKIVILGSGPNRIGQGIEFDYCCVHAVKALKEEGYETIMVNCNPETVSTDFDVADKLYFEPLTFEDVMNIIEREKPEGVIVQFGGQTPLNLAIPLERQGVRILGTSPDGIDKAEDRKRFAEVVEKLGIPQPPNGTAMSVEEAKEVAKKLGYPVLIRPSYVLGGRAMNIIYDEDTLLRFMSEAIEISSEHPVLIDKFLEDAIETEIDAISDGETVYIGGIMEHIQEAGVHSGDAACVLPPFSLSEQVVQTMIDYTCKLAKELGVIGLINVQFAVKNGTVYVLEANPRASRTVPFVSKATGVPLAKIAAKVMVGRKLRELGITETPKVSHVAVKEAVFPFAKLPGVDVVLGPEMKSTGEVMGINSDFGMAYYKAELAAETKLPTSGTVFISVRDEDKLRIVPIAKKLAKLGFRILATRGTAEALATMGIEVEVVPKVSEGQPNIVDYIRAGKISLVINVPKGKGPKDDEFHIRRAAVEYKTPYITTIAAAYAAVMAIERVREGSFTIKSLQEYHGAVVRGDIVLPHLQIRSFSWR; translated from the coding sequence ATGCCAAAGAGAACAGACATCCACAAAATTCTGATAATTGGTTCAGGCCCCATTGTGATTGGGCAGGCATGCGAATTCGACTATTCTGGAAGCCAAGCATGTAAAGCCCTGCGGGAGGAAGGCTACCAAGTAGTGCTGGTGAACTCCAACCCCGCCACGATAATGACGGACCCGGAAATGGCGGATAAAGTCTACATTGAACCATTAACAGTCGAGGTTTTAACAGAAATCATCAGGAGAGAACGTCCAGACGCCTTGCTTCCAACTCTTGGCGGGCAGACAGGCCTGAACCTAGCTGCGGAGCTTGCTGAAAAAGGCATTCTAGACAGATATGACGTTGAGTTGATCGGAGCGAAGCTTGAGGCCATCAAACGGGGCGAGGACAGGCTTCTCTTCAAGGAAACCATGGAAAGCGTTGGTATTCCAGTCCCAAAAAGTGCCCCAGCCTATTCAGTTGAAGAAGCGCTGAAAATAGCCGAGGAAATAGGCTATCCCGTGATAATAAGGCCAGCCTTCACCCTCGGAGGAACAGGTGGGGGTGTAGCCTACAATAGGGAAGACCTCATCCAAATAGTTTCTAGGGGCTTGGCCTACAGTCGCATAGGCCAAGTTCTAATAGAAGAGTCCGTGGTCGGCTGGAAGGAATACGAGCTGGAAGTCATGCGGGATTCAGCCGACAACGTAGTTATAATATGCTCTATAGAAAACATGGATCCCATGGGAATTCACACCGGAGACAGCATTACAGTGGCTCCGGCCCAAACACTAACGGACAAGGAGTACCAGATTCTCAGGGATGCAGCCATCAAGATTATACGGGCTGTAGGCGTGGAAACCGGTGGATCCAACATACAGTTTGCGGTTCACCCGGAAAACGGCCGGTTTGTAGCCATAGAAATTAATCCACGGGTTTCGAGGAGCTCCGCTTTGGCTTCCAAAGCTACTGGTTTTCCGATTGCGAAGATTGCTGCAAAGCTTGCTGTCGGATTAACCCTCGATGAGATTCCAAACGATATTACGAGGAAGACGCCGGCCTCCTTTGAGCCGACGATAGATTATGTGGTGGTTAAGGTTCCAAGATGGCCTTTCGATAAGTTTCCCGACGCCGACAAAACTTTGACAACTCAGATGAAGTCCGTGGGCGAGGTTATGGCCATCGGCCGAACCTTTGAGGAGGCCCTTCAAAAGGCTATTAGGTCGCTGGAGATCGGCCGCTATGGGCTTGGCGCCGACGGGAAAGACGAGCCCATGCCGGATGTTAAAACCTTAAGGGATTATTTGAGGATTCCAACTCACAAGCGGGTCTTCTATATAAGGCAGGCCATTAAACAGGGCATAAGCATAGATGAAATCTACAATCTGACAAGGATTGACAGGTGGTTCCTCTATAAAATCAGGAACATTGTCCAGATGGAGGAAACGCTTTCAAAATATACCATTGAAACCATTCCAAGGGAGGTTCTGCTTAAGGCTAAGCGGTTGGGCTTTTCGGATAGGCAGATAGCTTACCTTTTGGGCACCGACGAGCTCACCGTTAGAGCTTTGAGGAAAAGGTTGGGCATAATTCCCACCTACAAGATGGTGGACACATGTGCAGCGGAGTTTGAGGCTGAAACCCCCTACTACTACTCCACTTATGAAGATGAGGATGAGGTTAGAAGCACTGGGAAAAGGAAAATAGTGATACTTGGCTCTGGACCCAACAGAATTGGGCAGGGAATAGAGTTTGACTATTGCTGTGTTCATGCTGTTAAGGCGTTGAAGGAGGAAGGCTACGAGACCATAATGGTGAACTGTAATCCCGAGACTGTTAGCACGGACTTTGATGTTGCAGATAAACTCTACTTTGAACCCTTAACCTTTGAGGACGTGATGAACATTATTGAGCGGGAAAAACCAGAAGGCGTCATAGTACAATTTGGAGGGCAAACACCGCTTAATTTGGCCATACCACTGGAAAGGCAGGGTGTTCGAATTCTTGGAACATCACCGGATGGCATAGACAAGGCTGAGGATAGGAAGCGGTTTGCAGAAGTTGTGGAAAAGCTTGGAATCCCGCAGCCTCCCAACGGAACAGCCATGAGCGTAGAAGAAGCCAAAGAGGTGGCGAAAAAATTGGGGTATCCAGTGCTTATCAGGCCGTCCTATGTGCTTGGCGGGCGTGCCATGAACATTATATACGATGAGGATACGCTGCTGAGGTTTATGAGTGAAGCCATAGAGATTTCATCGGAACACCCGGTTTTGATTGACAAGTTTTTGGAGGATGCCATTGAAACAGAGATCGACGCCATAAGCGACGGCGAAACCGTTTACATAGGTGGAATTATGGAGCACATCCAAGAGGCAGGGGTGCACTCTGGAGACGCCGCCTGTGTGCTGCCGCCTTTCAGCCTCAGCGAACAAGTCGTCCAGACAATGATAGACTACACCTGTAAACTGGCTAAAGAGTTGGGCGTAATTGGGCTAATAAATGTCCAGTTCGCGGTTAAAAATGGAACAGTTTACGTGCTTGAGGCTAATCCCCGAGCTTCCAGAACTGTGCCCTTTGTAAGCAAAGCCACCGGTGTTCCACTGGCGAAGATCGCCGCCAAAGTCATGGTTGGCAGAAAACTGAGAGAGCTAGGCATAACAGAGACCCCAAAGGTTAGCCACGTAGCCGTCAAGGAGGCAGTTTTTCCATTCGCAAAGCTTCCGGGAGTGGATGTAGTGCTTGGACCTGAAATGAAGTCCACAGGCGAAGTGATGGGCATAAACAGCGACTTCGGAATGGCATATTATAAGGCAGAGTTAGCCGCCGAAACCAAACTGCCAACAAGCGGAACAGTCTTCATAAGCGTTAGGGACGAGGACAAGCTGCGCATAGTTCCAATTGCCAAGAAACTCGCTAAGCTTGGCTTCAGGATTTTGGCGACCCGTGGAACTGCCGAGGCGCTGGCCACCATGGGAATTGAAGTTGAAGTTGTTCCAAAGGTCAGCGAGGGACAACCAAACATCGTTGACTACATCAGGGCTGGAAAAATCAGTCTAGTAATAAATGTGCCGAAGGGTAAGGGACCCAAGGACGACGAGTTCCACATACGGAGGGCAGCGGTGGAATATAAGACGCCATACATAACCACGATCGCCGCGGCCTATGCAGCAGTCATGGCTATTGAGCGGGTTAGGGAGGGATCGTTCACCATAAAGTCTTTGCAGGAGTATCATGGTGCCGTTGTGAGAGGCGATATAGTGCTGCCTCATCTTCAAATTCGCAGTTTTTCATGGCGCTAA
- a CDS encoding ATP-binding protein, whose product MENFDPKGFVEAQVEAIRRAIGDQRALVAVSGGVDSTTCAVLTRKAIGENLICVILDDAFMREGEPERVAEILSKEPFNVPVKIVNVRERFLSAMRGLRDAEEKRKKFRETFYAVLSETAKKEGCTVLIQGTIRADVVETVGGVKTQHNVLEQIGINPMEKFGFKVVEPLLALYKEQVRMVARYLGLPPEISERQPFPGPGLSVRVVGEIRPDKLETLKKATTIVEDMLAEHKPSQYFAAIIDNEEVQEPSTTHIRETVARLLNVPSRNVYVKVFKDKATGVEAGKRRYGKIVGVKVETAEGKIFQTPISRLVSMQAKIISENPSITRVLYAVNELAEKKPYAISIRAVQTRDFLTAEVSEIPWKTLEKTAEKILAKCPSVSAVYYDITPKPPATIEME is encoded by the coding sequence ATGGAAAATTTCGATCCCAAAGGGTTTGTTGAAGCGCAAGTTGAAGCCATACGCAGAGCCATAGGCGATCAAAGGGCGCTTGTGGCTGTTTCTGGCGGAGTTGACAGCACCACATGCGCCGTTTTAACGCGCAAGGCTATAGGCGAAAACCTGATCTGCGTGATTTTGGATGATGCTTTCATGCGGGAAGGCGAGCCTGAAAGGGTAGCTGAAATCCTTTCAAAAGAGCCCTTCAACGTGCCAGTGAAAATCGTGAATGTTCGCGAGCGCTTCTTGAGTGCCATGAGGGGCTTGAGGGATGCCGAGGAAAAACGCAAAAAGTTCCGCGAAACCTTCTATGCCGTTTTGAGCGAGACAGCTAAAAAGGAAGGCTGCACTGTCCTTATTCAGGGAACAATTCGCGCTGATGTTGTGGAAACGGTTGGCGGAGTGAAAACCCAGCACAATGTTCTAGAGCAGATAGGCATAAACCCCATGGAAAAATTCGGCTTTAAAGTTGTTGAGCCTCTGCTTGCGCTTTACAAGGAACAAGTGCGAATGGTTGCCAGATACCTTGGTTTGCCGCCAGAAATCTCCGAGAGACAACCATTTCCCGGTCCCGGGTTGTCGGTGCGCGTTGTAGGCGAAATACGCCCAGACAAGCTTGAAACCCTCAAAAAGGCAACAACAATAGTTGAGGACATGCTTGCCGAGCACAAACCAAGCCAATACTTCGCCGCCATAATCGACAATGAAGAAGTTCAGGAGCCTTCTACAACCCATATACGGGAAACAGTGGCAAGACTCCTAAACGTACCCTCAAGAAATGTGTATGTGAAAGTTTTCAAAGACAAGGCTACGGGCGTGGAAGCCGGAAAAAGACGCTACGGCAAAATAGTAGGCGTGAAGGTTGAAACAGCCGAGGGCAAAATCTTCCAAACACCAATCTCAAGGCTTGTCTCCATGCAGGCAAAAATAATCAGCGAAAACCCCTCAATCACAAGGGTGCTCTACGCAGTGAACGAACTGGCAGAAAAGAAGCCCTACGCCATAAGCATAAGAGCCGTTCAAACAAGAGACTTCCTAACAGCAGAAGTTTCAGAAATTCCATGGAAAACGCTGGAAAAAACGGCTGAAAAAATCCTCGCAAAATGTCCAAGCGTTTCGGCAGTATATTATGATATCACACCTAAACCGCCAGCCACCATAGAAATGGAATAA
- a CDS encoding phenylalanine--tRNA ligase beta subunit-related protein has product MVQIQVHWFADVTAKFPHIAISIGTISNVTIERENEKIRQLKRAAYAEVKAKYDIEKLKENPVVRAYRDFYWKLGIDPTKTRPSGEALLRRVLHGGELPTISTAVDAYNLASMKTIIPISGFDQDTLNPPLYVRFAGEGESFTGIGMDKPLALKSNMLVLADTKQVLCIYPHRDADQTKITERTKNILLVGYGAPGITIQQLEDTVKTALEYIKAACGGEIQTVKIFSPTHKQV; this is encoded by the coding sequence ATGGTGCAAATCCAAGTCCACTGGTTCGCCGATGTGACGGCTAAGTTCCCCCATATTGCCATAAGCATAGGCACAATAAGCAACGTCACCATCGAAAGGGAAAACGAGAAGATCCGCCAGCTCAAACGGGCGGCTTACGCCGAGGTTAAAGCCAAATACGACATTGAAAAGCTTAAAGAAAACCCAGTTGTGCGTGCATACCGGGACTTTTACTGGAAACTGGGCATAGACCCAACAAAGACGAGACCTTCCGGAGAAGCGCTGCTGCGACGCGTCTTGCACGGCGGCGAATTGCCAACAATTTCAACAGCCGTGGACGCCTATAATTTGGCTTCGATGAAGACAATAATCCCCATAAGCGGCTTCGACCAAGACACGCTTAACCCACCCCTTTACGTGCGGTTCGCAGGGGAAGGCGAATCCTTCACAGGCATAGGCATGGATAAACCACTGGCATTAAAAAGCAACATGCTCGTTCTAGCTGACACAAAACAGGTTTTATGCATTTACCCTCACAGAGACGCTGACCAGACAAAGATAACCGAGAGGACAAAAAACATTTTACTTGTTGGCTACGGTGCGCCGGGAATAACCATACAGCAGCTTGAGGACACCGTCAAAACAGCTTTAGAGTACATTAAAGCTGCTTGTGGTGGTGAAATTCAAACGGTAAAGATTTTTAGCCCCACCCATAAACAAGTGTAG